The window CTCACCATTTACCGGACCTTGTTTGTGGAGTTGCTCTACCGGGGTTGGTTTTTTGTGTCATGGCCTGGTTTGATTGGCGATTGGCTCTCGTCGCGCTGATTCCTGTGCCGATCTGCATATGGTTACAGAGTCGAGCTTTTTCTGACGTAGGCGAGGGGGGACTTTTAAAACGCTATCATGATGCAATGGAAAATATGAATGCTGCTATTATTGAATATGTTCGTGGTATGCCGGTTATAAAAATATTTAATCGCTCTCCGGACTCTCTTAAACAGCTACGTTCCTCAATCATGCACTTTCGTGATTTTCAGTGCGATTGGAGCCGCCGTGCAGCTCCACCTTGGGCTATGTTTGTATCTATTACCGGGGCACCGCTTATCGTTTTGCTTCCCATCGGGCTTTGGTTGTATTTTTCCGGTCGTCTTGATTTGGCCGTATTGTTTCTCTTTTTCATGATTGGAACAAGCTACCTGCGCCCTTTAGCCAAAGTCGCATTGCTCGGAGGCTCTCTTTGCAGCATGGGAGAAGGACTGGATCGTATTCAGGCAATTCTCGAAACTCCGACTCTCAATGCAGAGAGCGCGAATCACACGATTCCTGTTTCTGGCGATTTGTTTTTTGAACATGTAGATTTTGATTATGAATCAGGACCTGCTTTACGCGATGCCCACTTCGTGGCGCGAGCTGGGACTGTAACCGCTTTGGTTGGCCCGAGTGGGGCTGGAAAATCTACCATTATCAATCTTGCAACCAGATTTTTTGATCCTAAAGAAGGCTGCATTCGCATTGGCGATACGAAGGTGTGCGATTTATCACAATCCGCACTTGTTGCGAGTGTTTGCGCAGTCTTTCAAGATCCATTTCTTTTTACGGAATCTGTGCATGATAATATCGCCATGGGGCGACCCGGAGCAAGCCGAGAAGAAATAGTAGCAGCCTCCAAAGCAGCACGTTGCCATGATTTTATTAAGGAATTGCCATTGGGGTACGATACTCGTGTTGGTGCAGGTTCTGGACTGCATATCAGCGGTGGACAACTTCAACGTATTGCACTGGCGAGGGCTATTCTTAAAGACGCCCCGATTGTCTTACTTGATGAAGCAACTTCCTACGCCGATGCACGAAACGAGCTGGAAATACAAAATGCCCTAGCTGAACTTTTTGCTGGTAAAACCGTTTTGGTGGCGGCTCATCGTCTCCGGTCAATCGCTTCTGCCGACCAAATTATTGTTATCAATGAAGGACGTATTGTCGAAAACGGTCATCATGACACATTATTGGCTGCTGGGGGGTGCTATGCGTCGTTGTGGAAGGCTGATTATCAGTCACAAGATTGGTATTTACCCGGGACTGCAGAGAAAAAGGAGCATATCGTATGCTAAAAAACTTTTCTATTGTTACCGGTGGGTTAAAAAGCCTACGACTCCCTTTCGCTCTCAATTTTGTAGCTTTGATCCTACGAGGCATGCCATTAGCTTTATTATGCGTCATTATTACCGAGCTTGTCACAAAAGGTCGTGATGCCGATATAGAAAAAATTTTTATACTTGTCGGAATAATATGTCTTATTTTTATCGGACACGTTCTTTTATCAGCTCAAGCTCAAACGAAAGCATGCGTAGGGGCCTATACTATTATTGCGGATGCTCGTGTGCGTCTGGCCACGCATCTCAAAGACCTTCCGCTGTCGTTTTTTAAATCCCGTGACCCTGGTGATATTACGGCAAATTTACTTCAAGATATGAGCCGTGTGGAAAATGTTATGAGTCATTTATTGGTAGAAATGACGAGTGGGGTCATATTACCGATATTACTGGCTGCGTGGCTGTTTTGGATTAATTGGCAGTTGGCTTTGTTTATGATCGCTGGAGTGGTCATCTCGGGACCACTCGTCTGGTGGGCACATCAATGGGTCGGCCGATTGGGAAAACGTCATGTAACAGCACAAAATGATATGCTTTTACATATGTTGGAATTTTTAGAGGGAATAAAAGATCTGAAATCGAACAATATAGCGGGAGAACGCCTTGATCTCCTCAATGACGCCATGCGTCGTAATCGTGATTTGAGTGTGGGACTTGAAGTAGCCGGAGTCCTTCCCCTTATGTTCTTCCGTTGTATTCTCGACCTCAGCTTCGTGGCGATAATTTTGCTTGCTGTAACGCTTCTTGCTTCTGAAAGTGTGGTTCCGGCAACATGCATTATCTTTCTTATTCTTGGTCAACATTTTTATGAACCACTTCATCTGGCTGGAAGTTTTTCTACTCTTGTTCGGTATATATCACTTGCAGCTCGGCGCATTGCTACCGTTTTCTCTTTTCCAAAGCTCTCCGGAAAGGTTTCCCCGCTTGTTCCGATTGGAAATGACGTGGAATTTCAAGATGTATCTTTTGCTTATCACGATAAATCTGTGATTAATAACGTCAGTTTCACTACGAGGTCCGGCACGATGACAGCTCTTGTGGGTCCCAGTGGGGGAGGGAAAACCACGTTGGCTGGACTTATTGCACGTTTCTACGATGTAGCTGAAGGCCAAATTCTCTTGGGTGGAGTCGATGTGCGGGATGTAGACCCCCATGTTCTTTATGATCGTATTGCCATGATTTTTCAGGATGTCTATCTATTTGACGATACAGTAGAAAACAATATTCGGCTGGGATGCCCAGAAGCCTCTTTTGAAGCCGTACGTGAAGCGGCACGGCAAGCAAATTGTCTCTCATGCATCGAATCTTTACCCCAAGGCTGGCAAACTCGTGTCGGGGAAGGTGGGCGCCGTCTTTCAGGTGGGGAACGCCAACGTATTTCTATCGCTCGGGCTCTTTTAAAAGACGCCCCCATTGTCCTTGTCGATGAAGCTACAGCCTCATTAGACCCGGAAAATGCATTTGCCGTTCAAGATGCATTAGCACATCTGGCAGAAGGGCGTACTGTGATTGTCATTGCTCACCGGTTATCTTCTATAATAAGCGCGGATCAAATCCTTGTTCTCGATTCTGGCCGTATCGTTGCACAAGGTCAGCATGAAATTTTACTCGCTGCCGGTGGATTGTATGCTGAATTATGGAAAGATCAGCAAGCTGCTCGTCGCTGGCAACTCAAAGCAAACACAGTAAACGGCTAAGGCAACATAAACCTCCACTTTGTCTTGCACTTCGTTTTTCAAAATAAGATTTTTGTTATTCAAGGATAAGACATGTCATATGCTTTTTGGTAATTTCATTGAAAACAATTTTCATTATCATGGCGATTCTGAGAAATAAGGAATAGACACAAAAGGATACAATTCAACATGGAGAAACACATTGATAGGTTGAAATATTCATGAATCGGGAAAAACGATGTTCGCTCGTTTTTCTTCCCTTGAGACATCCGCGAGAGGATAAGCACGAGACAAGTTTTCAGCCTATGCATATTGAAAAACTGGGCTTTATCCAAACTGAGGAAGTCGAAGTGCAAACCATGATCGTGCGAAGCCAAGAATGCGGATATTTACGAGTGATTGGCGAAACCGATACCGTGAATTGCGCTATTATGCATAGCCACCATGACTCTAGCGGCTATAGTATCTTGCTGCATCGCGCTATCTCATACAAGTTGACGCTTATCCGCATACGGCGATCCCTTTGCCGTTTGTTGGTTGAACTCCCTGATGTTCTTGTCGTTCCATGCCCCGAAAAAGCACAATCGGTATTAAAAACTCTCAGTCAGGGCTCTCCCGAGGAGGAAAATCAACTTTATCTGCTTGCCAAGATTTTAGAATTGCTTGCGCATTGTTTACACGTGCAGCAAATGCAACTGCCTATTTCGTTAGAACAACGCGCTGCGGCTATCCTGCAGAGTGACCCGGCTTCACCGCCCTCGGTTAAAGTATTAGCAGCTATGTGTGGCACCTCGACGACGACGCTAACTCGACGATTTCGCACTACATTCGGCACAACAGTACGCGGTTATCTCCGTGATCTTCGTTTAGAAATGGCTCGTGACTTATTGAAAAATCAAGGGTTTTCCGTGACAGAAGTCGCACTGTCCGTCGGATATGGAAGCCTTCCTTCCTTTTCTCGGGAATTTCATGCTCGTTTTGGGTCTCCTCCTGTCTATTTCCGTCGTAACTAATTTAAAATACATGTAAAAAATCAAAATCAGGATGCCGTTATCACATCCTTCCTCAGCAAAGGACTCTCGAATTTTAAAGAAAAGGGTTCTTTTGGGATAAGACAAGGGACATTGTCTCATTTAATATGAGATTGAATTTCATTTGCAGAATCAAAAGTTTTTCGATCAAGCCGGAAAGATTGTACCCGACAAGAATCGGTTGCGAAACACTCCAGCGAATGCGCCGCGCTTTGGTGCTGCAGATCGATCAAATCCGGGTAATGAAAAAGGATACATGTTATGCCGCAAATTGAATTATCGTTGGGATGGGTTTTTGCTCAAGCGACAGGCGCCGTACAGGGAGTGTTGGTTATTTTGATCCTCTCTTCGGTGATTTGTTGGGCCATTATTTTGGAAAAAAGTGTTATTTTATATCGTTATCGACGACAGACACGTCAATTTGAAGACATCGCACAATCAAATAATCCAGGAAGCACAGTCTCACCCGGAGGCGAATTGCCTGACGCAATTTTAAAAGAAGGGCGCAGTGCCTGGGCACAAACCGCTCCCGGTGAAAATCCTGTTGATCGCAGAAATTGTGTCGAACGCGCTATGCGTGATGCTGTATCGAGCGTACTTTTGAGAGCGGAGCGTCGTCTTCCTTATCTTGCTACGATTGGTTCAGTTGCACCTTTTGTCGGTCTTTTTGGGACTGTTTGGGGCATTATGCATTCTTTTGTCAGTATCGCGCATACAAACGACACCAGTTTAGCTGTTGTTGCACCGGGCATCGCCGAATCACTTTTTACAACAGCGGCCGGATTGGTGACGGCGATTCCAGCATCCGTTGCATATAACAAAATTGCAGCTGACTTTAACAGTTTATCCCGGAGATTATCGCTCGCTATAGCCGCGATTACACGTAAAGCTCCGGCAAGAAGTATGGAGGCGGTTGATGATGCCGCTTAATGGTGCAGGAGATAACGATCAAGGTGCTGGGCTTAATGCTGAGATCAATGTCACCCCTTTTATCGACGTCATGCTGGTGCTTCTCATCATATTTATGGTGACAGCCCCCTTGATGATCGCAGGCGTGCCACTAAAACTCCCCAAAACTTCGGCCGCAAGTTTGGAACCACCGAAGGAGCCTATTGTCGTCAGCATGAACAAAGACGGTCAGATTTATCTTGGTGAAGACCTTGTGACGGAAGAGACCATGGCCGGTCGTTTGAAAGAAATGGAGGCGGACAAACCTGGACAAACGGTATTCGTGCGTTGCGATAGAAGCTTAGATTATGGTCGGGTTATGGAATTACTCGGGCATGTCGGAGCTTGCGGTGTGTCGAGTTTATCACTCATATCTGAAGCACAGCAGGACGGGCAATCTCATAGCATTGAGCAGAACAGCAAACTTGGTAGAGCCCTGCCATGAGTCTATATCTAGCCTCTCGCCGTGGTGCCGGACTCAGTTCGTTGGCAACCTGGAGTGTGTGGACAGTTTCAATTCTGGCCCATGCTTTAGCTATCATCAGTATGGCTGCTTTGGCTGGCCCCAAACCTCTCCCTCCTGTTTTGCCTCGCATTGTACTCACTGCCTCTTTAGGGATGCCAGGTTACGGGAGCGGGGCGGCCAGTCCTGATATTGCGGTAGGACCACCAGATGTACCACAGAAATCGAATGAACCGGAACCACCTTTAGAGAAAGAAATGGCTCAGGCTCCTGAGCCGACTCCAATGCCTCCGCCGGAGGAATTATTGCAAGAACAGCCCGCTGAGCCTCAACAAAAGCCGTTGGAAACATTGGACGCTCAGGAAATCGAACCCACTCCCGTGCCTCCTCCATTGAAAGAAAAAGCTGCTGTTAAGCCAAAACCGAAACCTAAAAAGATAAAGCATACACCTCCGGTAAAGGAAACTTCCCATAAGAAAAAAAAGGCGAATACGGTAAAAAAACACAAGGCGAAATCGCAAACAACGAAGACCGCCAGTCAAACCGCGCCCGTGAAGTCAAATGCGACTTCCAGTACAAGCGGTGGATCAAAAACTCCTTCCGGAGGGCGTGGAACTCCTGGGGGAGGAGGAAATCTTGGATCAACTGGCAGTCCCTTACAAGCGAGTCAGCTTGACAGGCAGCCTGCTTTGGTTTTTGCGCCTCAACCTGAGTATCCTTTAAAGGCAAAACGGCGCGGTCTACGCACCAAACTTCGGGTGCGTTTGCTTGTCGATAAAGGCGGTCACGTCAAGCGTGTGGATATATTAGGAGGGGAATATGCTGATATTTTTTCAACAAATGTCCGGCGCGCGCTTGCTCGCTGGCGCTTTAAGCCTGGAACACTGAAAGGAAAACCAGTGAATTGGGTCGCTGTCTTGCCGGTAGCCTTTGAATTGCGCTAGCGATATCATCTTTTTGCAGAGGATGTGGTCGTCTCATTGAATAATTAATGTGGTTAAGGCATATATTTCGCCTTAAAACATAAGGCAAAATACAGACATCTTTCATCCAGCCACGTGCCCTTTGCATATCATTCTTCGCGGATCTCTCGTCGCAGAATGGTACGCACGGTTTTTTTTACAAAAAAAACTATAAAGTATGTCCTGTTTTTTTTTACAGTCAAAATCAATCCTTCCAACAAAAAAGTCACATCAAGCTCTTCTTTATCGACATCCTCAGTAATTTTATACTGTAATTTCAAGTGATTTTAGCCCCAAATTACTCTAACAATTCATTGCCAAGTTGTAATGGAGTTTACCCACCTATACTCAGGCTCAATGATTGTAAAAACCATCTTAAAAAGATGATATTATTATTGTATGAAGAAAAATTTCATTTCATATGAATAATACTGAATGGAAGTTGTGTTTAATATTGTGATTTATTGTGTTATAAAGAGCGTAACATGATTGGTCATTATTTCATCATAAAAATAATTTTTTATAATACAATTGTAAGCATAGTATATGTTCCTATAGAGACAACTATAGGAAGTAAAATTGTATAACATGCTACAAAAAAAGTCTTTTTCAATGAATTTGATTCTTTAAAAATCATTCCTAGAGTTGGTAAGCAAGGCATGGAAAGGAATTGTGCGAGCAGAAAAGAAATTGCGCTTGCTGTTGTGATCTGTGTCTGCAACGTGACCTTCAAACTTTCAATGGGCACATTATAAAGGAGGGCCATCGTGGGCAAAACCGTTTCACGGCTGAGGGCAGATGTCATGAGTGACGTGAGAAGTTTCCAATCTAACCCCATAAAAGAGGCAAGTGGTTCAAGTCGCGTACCGATCATTCCGAGGTATGAAGAGTTAATGTTACCGGCAGGATAATAAGATAGAAACCAGAGGATAACTCCGAATCCTAAGATAATGGCTGAGGCTTTTTTAAGGAAAGCCAAAACATTATGCAAAACATGCAATCCGATGATTTGAAAATTAGGCGCATGAAACAACGGAAGTTCCATGAGCATATCATAACTGTTCTCTCCTTTCATTAATGTCTTTTTTAACCAGATACTGGCGATCATAAAAAGCAAGAAAGAGAATCCCATTATTCCGCAAGCAGCAATAATGGCTCCAATTGGTGAAAAAAGCCATGTACATAGCGTAAGCAGGACTATTATTTTAGAAGAACATGGCACAAGTGGTATAAGCAACAATGTATGAAGACGTTGCTGCGTATGCGCTATCGTACGTGTGCCAATGATACCTGGAATATTACACGGAAGAGAAAAGAGTAAAGGAATAAAAGACATACCATTCAAACCTAATTTCGTCATAAGTGAATCCATGAGAAATGCGGTTCGTGGTATATATCCAATTTCTTCCAGAAAAGAGAAGATAAAATAAAACACGGCGATAAGTGGAACCATGCAAACTAATGCAGAAGCGCTAAGAAATATACTCTGTATCAATGCCGTAAGCATCGGCATGCTCGAAGGAAGGCTATTTACAACAAATGTAGAAATATCTTGTATAAGAATACTTATGCCAATGCCTGTAGGATAACCGACCAATAACCCTACACTAATGGCTGACAGGAGAATCACTGCCATGAATACGTACCCCCAAAAAGGGTGTAAAAAAAATTTATCACAGCGTTGAGTCAAGGTTTCTTGTGGTTCTTCCGCAATTATACATTCTTCTAAAATTTCCTGTATCCATGTAAAACGTGCGGTTTGAGCTTGTGTAGCAGCAATTTCCGGAAAAATATTACCTGTCTTATGGATTAATTGTTTAATTTTTTTGTCTGCAAACGTATCTCCTTCCATTGCTTTCCAAACAAGACGTTCCATATCTATATTTTTTTCTGATGTAGTGGATACTATTTTCAGTATTTCCTTATATTTTTCTTTCAATTCTAAGGGTATTTTTTCTATGAGTTCAGGTAGTAATTTTCTATTTGATATCCTTATAGGTAGGGAAAGAACATTTCGTAAATTTTCAACACCTCTTTTTTTAGAAGCCACAAGTTCAATACATGGAATATCTAAAGCATTTTCTAATGATTCTATATTTATATTTATTCCATTATATTGTGCGACGTCTGCCATATTTACAGCAAGAATACAAGGAACACCAATAAGCAATATATCTAAGCAATAATTTAAAGTTCGAGCAAGATTAGCTGCATTTACAACAATGACTATGGCATCGATTTGTTCCTCCATGATATGCTGTACTGCAATTTTTTCTTCTTCTGAGCGGGCTAATAAAGAATATGTGCCTGGGAGGTCGACAAACTGGAAGGTTTCACCGTTTATGACGGCTTTTCCCATCTTTTTTTCAACAGTCTTGCCTGCCCAGTTGCCGACTTCCTGATGTAGACCTGTTAACGCATTGAAAATTGTTGATTTTCCCGTATTCGGCTGTCCCGCCACTGCCACATGGAAAGAGGAAGGTCGATGGTTATTCGGTCTCATGCTGAGCGTCCTTCACAAAAATTTTTTGAGCAACTCCCGCGGATAGAGCGAGAAGCATTCCATTGGTTCGTATGACCACGGCTCCACGCTTGGTCGTACGAATAACGAAAACGGGCTTGTCCGGTAAAAGCCCAAGGGAGGCAAGTCGACATGTGATGTCTGAAGAACAACCGACTGAGACCACCAAAGCTTGGCATAGCTGCGGTAATCGACTGAGTTGTATACTTTCCAGCAGCGTTTTTTCTTCACAAAGAAAATTTTTTTTCAACATGTATTCCTCTGCATTCTTTTTTTCTGTTTTTTCATAGACATGGATTATCTTCCAGATTTTTAGAAGAAGATTTCAATACAATTTATTTTGAAATACAAAAAAATATGCAGATTATTATTTGAAATAAATTCTTAACACGTTTTATTGCAATAGATTTATGTCTCAATAAAAAAGTTTTGGTAAAAGAAAATCCCTCTTGCGAATAGAGTTGATGAAGAAATTTCGGTGAAGCACTCATCGTTCACCATACGACTCAATCATAACTCTATTATCTATAATATGCTGAATTTATAATGTTTTAATCTGGATAATGACACTTTGTTTAATACATGATTCGGATGGTTGAATATCGAAAATAAAATTGAAAGTAAATGTCATTTTCAATAAGAATAAATAAAATATTTACTAAGTGTGGATTAATAAAGATAAAATCAATATTTTTATCCGAAAAGAACGATGTTGACATCAAAAGTATCGTTTACTAGATAGCAGGCTATACAAACGAAAATGAGTATCATTTTCATTATCAATACAAAGACGTTCAGTGAGAACGGTTCTTCTAACTGGTCAGGATAACTGAAAAAATAATCGAAAGGGAGCAAGAAAATGAGGAGTTTAGGGGTCCAATTTATGGCAATAATGTTTTTGCTCTTCACTATGCCCGTCTTTGCTGCAGACAATGCGGATGAGGAGAGCATTACACCATCTATGGACATGGATGCCATTGTTGTACGGGCAGATAAAATGCAGGAAGATGTACAATCAATTCCATCTAGTGTTTCCGTTCTTTCTTCAGATGATGTTGAAATACGTCAGGTAGAAAAAACAAAAGATATTTTCAAAGTAAATCCTAATATGTTTTTTGTAAAATCTGGACCAGATGCTCATGAAGGAGATTCTTTTGCTTCTGTTCGTGGAATCACTTCTTTTATGAGTGGAGCTCCTGTTTTGGGATTTTACGTAGATGACATTTATTATCCTGGTTATGAGATTCCACTTTTCGACGTGGACAGAGTTGAAGTGCTTCGTGGACCACAAGGGACGCTTTATGGGCGTAATAGTGAAGCGGGAATCATTAGTATTTTTACAAAGAAAGCCAATAAAGATGTTTGGGAAGGCAAGCTGACTGAAACGTACGGAAGTTACAATACAACGACGACGACAGGCATGGTGTCCGGTCCGTTAGTTCGTGATGTCTTGTCTATGCGAATTGCAGGGCAATTCGAACATAGCGATGGATACTTCAAAAATGATCATTCTGGCTCGAATACAGTTGATCAGCATGATGATTGGGTCGGGCGTGCGTCGTTTGATTGGTCTCCCAGTACGGATTTCAGGCTGACACTGAATGTGGATGGGGAGGCTTACGAGGGAAATTATGCTGAATTTAACACTCTGTCCAAAGTATACTCTGATCCTCATGAAGTTGATGTGGATTGGGATGGATTAGCACGCAGGCGAGCATTGGGGGCATCACTACGAGCTGAATGGAATTTTGATTCAGCAAAATTGCTCTCAATCACAAGTGTTCGCGACACACATTCACGTGGTGACCAGGATATGGACTTCACCATAGAAGATTTGACGCGCTATTATATCACTGAAAACAATCAAATGTTTACGCAAGAATTTCGCCTCCAATCCCCGGAAGAAAGTGACAGCCCATTTAAATGGTTAGTTGGCACTTTTATGTTCGCTGAGTCAGACATGCTACGCTACAAATATGCAGCCGGCAGTGCAGATCCTTATGTTGCCAATAACTATTATTTTCAGAGAGGGACCACAAGCAGCAGAGGCCTCGCCGTGTTTGGGCAAGGTGTATATTCATTCGGCCCTGTCGATCTGACTTTAGGGCTTCGATATGATTACGAAAATAAAGATTTTTATTATACGAATGGTGCAACCCCCGCGATGGTTGAAATGTGGGGCATGACCAATGCAACAGGAAGTAACAGCAACTCATACGGAGCATGGCTCCCTAAAGCCGCTTTAAGTTGGCACGCCACCGATAATCTCATGCCCTATGCCAGTGTTTCAAGAGGGTATCGTGGTGGTGGATTTAACCTCGCACAAAATACAGGCTCGGCCTACGACCCGGAATATACCTGGAACTTTGAGGCGGGGGTAAAAACACAATGGCTTGAGAATAAGCTGAAATTTAACTTTTCTGCATTTTATATCGATTGGACGGATATTCAAGTCCTACAGCCGAATTACCCTAATTTCGCCATAGAAAATGCGGGGAAAGCCTATAGCCAAGGGCTTGAAGCGCAGTTCTCATGGAATGTCGTGCCAGGCCTGAACCTTTACGGTAACGCCGGTTACACGGACGCGCGTTTTGTTGAGTACTCAGATGATGACGGCGATTACTCCGGCAATCGAATCCCCAACGTACCGAGATATACTGCAACTTTTGGCGGTGTATACCGCTTTCTCGATAATTATATGGTGAATGCGGATATAATGACTGTAGGTGACATAGAATGGGATTCAGCAAATTCAGAAAGCCAAGATATATACAACATTCTCAATGCTAAAATTGGATATGAAGGAGACAATATAGACGTTTATCTGTGGGGCAAAAACCTTTTTAACGTGAATTATGCAACGCGTGCTTTCATCATGAATGACCAGTGGTACGGTCGTGCAGGGGACCCGCTTCGTGTCGGTATAACACTCAGTTATAGATTTTAACTAGCTATAATCGATGGAGGAAACGATGGGAAATTCGAAAGAAATATATGCAGACGCTGGAGAATTCTATGACGTCGTATGCGATGAACAGTGGCGTCTTCGTAAAGATTCTTTCCAGCAGGTTCTTTCTCAACTCAATGGAATTACAGGATCTATTGTCGATATCGGTGCAGGAACCGGCCATGGTGTTTTGGCTGCTGCTGAGGTTCTGCCGGAGGTGGACATTTTTGCTGTGGAACCATCACCCACTATGCGCACAGCTTTGCTTTCTCGAATCATGCAGACAGGGGATCTCCGGAAACGGGTCTCGGTGATCCCGTCAGCTTTCGAGGATGTCGATTTACCAAAAGAGATTCGTGCACTTCTTCTTTTGGGGTGTGTGGGATTTGTTGACGACGGTGCCAGAAAAAAATTTTGGAAAAAGCTTGCGCTTCATATGCCCCCCGGAGGGATTGTCCTTTTTGATGTGATGATGATCAGTACGCCTCAACATGTGGAAAAAATGCGTTTGGCTGAAATTCCTGTGGGATACAATACATATCACGTTTGGATTGAAGGAATACCAGAGGACGAACAGCATGAGAAATGGTTGCTTACTTATCAGATTACTACAGATGAAAGAGTGCTGTTGGAACGACGTGTGGAATTTTTATGGCGAACGTTAGGGCTTGAGGATGTCGCTCGCGAAGCCGAACCGTATGGTTTTGCTTTTGAGCCGCTAACCGAC of the Desulfovibrio inopinatus DSM 10711 genome contains:
- a CDS encoding TonB-dependent receptor, whose product is MAIMFLLFTMPVFAADNADEESITPSMDMDAIVVRADKMQEDVQSIPSSVSVLSSDDVEIRQVEKTKDIFKVNPNMFFVKSGPDAHEGDSFASVRGITSFMSGAPVLGFYVDDIYYPGYEIPLFDVDRVEVLRGPQGTLYGRNSEAGIISIFTKKANKDVWEGKLTETYGSYNTTTTTGMVSGPLVRDVLSMRIAGQFEHSDGYFKNDHSGSNTVDQHDDWVGRASFDWSPSTDFRLTLNVDGEAYEGNYAEFNTLSKVYSDPHEVDVDWDGLARRRALGASLRAEWNFDSAKLLSITSVRDTHSRGDQDMDFTIEDLTRYYITENNQMFTQEFRLQSPEESDSPFKWLVGTFMFAESDMLRYKYAAGSADPYVANNYYFQRGTTSSRGLAVFGQGVYSFGPVDLTLGLRYDYENKDFYYTNGATPAMVEMWGMTNATGSNSNSYGAWLPKAALSWHATDNLMPYASVSRGYRGGGFNLAQNTGSAYDPEYTWNFEAGVKTQWLENKLKFNFSAFYIDWTDIQVLQPNYPNFAIENAGKAYSQGLEAQFSWNVVPGLNLYGNAGYTDARFVEYSDDDGDYSGNRIPNVPRYTATFGGVYRFLDNYMVNADIMTVGDIEWDSANSESQDIYNILNAKIGYEGDNIDVYLWGKNLFNVNYATRAFIMNDQWYGRAGDPLRVGITLSYRF
- a CDS encoding class I SAM-dependent methyltransferase, whose product is MGNSKEIYADAGEFYDVVCDEQWRLRKDSFQQVLSQLNGITGSIVDIGAGTGHGVLAAAEVLPEVDIFAVEPSPTMRTALLSRIMQTGDLRKRVSVIPSAFEDVDLPKEIRALLLLGCVGFVDDGARKKFWKKLALHMPPGGIVLFDVMMISTPQHVEKMRLAEIPVGYNTYHVWIEGIPEDEQHEKWLLTYQITTDERVLLERRVEFLWRTLGLEDVAREAEPYGFAFEPLTDTLIPSAVLRRTAA